The window TTAGGAATTTTGATTTACTTAGTTACTGCTCCTATTGCAACTTTCATTTTTACACTATACAAGGCCGATGGTGAAGTGCTTTCTATCGCTTCTAGCTATTATCAAGTACGTGCCTTAGGGTTCCCGATGACCTTGTGCGCTTTTGCTATTTTTGGAATTTTTAGAGGTTTACAGAATACCTCTTGGGCTATGATTGCAAGTCTGTCTGGCGCTGTAGTGAATATTTTACTCACACTTACTCTAGTTTATGGAATTGATGGAGTTATTCCTTCATTAGGTGTTATGGGAGCAGCTTATGGTAGTCTTGTTGCGCAGTTTGTTATGTTACTTATAGCAATTTATTTTCTGTATAAGAATACTGTTTTTAGTATGCAATTGACCTTTTGGAAACCACACACAAAACTTAAAAAACACATTCTACTAACGGCAAACTTCTTTTTGCGTACAGTAGCGATTAATGTCGCCATTTATTTGTCTTATCGTTATGCAAATAGTTATGGTGTTGCGCAAGCTGCCGCTCATGCTGTATTGATGAATGTTTGGTTGTTTTTCTCTTTTCTTGTCGACGGATTTGCAAATGCAGGCAACGCTATAGGGGGAAAGCTTTTTGGCTCTAAAGATGCTTCATCATTGAGATATTTGGCAAATAAAACATCCCTATATGGTGTGGTGATGGCAACAATTCTGGCCGTAATTTGCTTTGTTTTATATCCGTTTTTAGGGACTCGATTTACAGACGATCCTGAGGTGCTGGATATTCTTGCGAGTACGTTCTGGATTGTGTTACTCATGCAGCCTATAAATGCTGTAGCCTTTGTATATGATGGTATATTTAAAGGTTGGGGCGAGGCGCCTTATTTGCGCAATTTGTTGTGGTTATTAACGGCCTTTGTTTACTGGCCTGTTTTATATCTACTTGACTTTTTTGAGTGGCAGCTTCAAGCAGTTTGGTGGGCATTCTTTGCTTGGATGATAGGTCGCTCGGTAGTTTTGTTCTTTAAGTTTAAGAGTAAAGTCAGTTTCATGGAAAAAGATATTGCTGTATAAAGTGGCTTTTTATAATTCCGCTTTCGCGAAAGCAATAAGAAACAGGAACCTACCACAAACATCTTCTTAAATACTATCTTTGCATCTTAATTACAGATTATGCACGCTTTACTTCTAGAAGACAGCACTTTTCTTGATATCATAGGCTTTTTAGGTGGTTCGGGACTTTTTTTAGTGTTAGGAATACTCCTTATCATTGTGGTGATTTACAATAAATATAAACGTAGAAGATGAGAAAAGTACGTATCACAAAAGAATTTACTTTTGAAACTGGTCATGCGCTTTACGGTTATGATGGTAAATGTCGCAATGTTCATGGTCATAGTTACAAACTTGCTGTTACTGTTATAGGAACGCCTATCGATGATTTAGGACATGTAAAACATGGTATGGTGATCGATTTTGGTGACTTAAAGAAAATAATCAAAGAAGAAATTGTCGAGCCGTTTGATCATGCGACGGTATTTAATAAAAATACACCTCACGTAGAACTTGCAAAAGAACTCTCAGATCGAGGTCACGACGTAATTCTTGTTGATTACCAGCCTACAAGCG is drawn from Nonlabens dokdonensis DSW-6 and contains these coding sequences:
- a CDS encoding MATE family efflux transporter → MAVKITTSQILKLAIPAIIAGIAEPLISITDLAIIGKMDGDSTNALAAVGLVGTFLSAIIWTLAQTKTSISSIVSNTLGENNLDKINQLIPQVVWLNIALGILIYLVTAPIATFIFTLYKADGEVLSIASSYYQVRALGFPMTLCAFAIFGIFRGLQNTSWAMIASLSGAVVNILLTLTLVYGIDGVIPSLGVMGAAYGSLVAQFVMLLIAIYFLYKNTVFSMQLTFWKPHTKLKKHILLTANFFLRTVAINVAIYLSYRYANSYGVAQAAAHAVLMNVWLFFSFLVDGFANAGNAIGGKLFGSKDASSLRYLANKTSLYGVVMATILAVICFVLYPFLGTRFTDDPEVLDILASTFWIVLLMQPINAVAFVYDGIFKGWGEAPYLRNLLWLLTAFVYWPVLYLLDFFEWQLQAVWWAFFAWMIGRSVVLFFKFKSKVSFMEKDIAV
- a CDS encoding 6-pyruvoyl trahydropterin synthase family protein yields the protein MRKVRITKEFTFETGHALYGYDGKCRNVHGHSYKLAVTVIGTPIDDLGHVKHGMVIDFGDLKKIIKEEIVEPFDHATVFNKNTPHVELAKELSDRGHDVILVDYQPTSEMMIIDFADKIKKRLPDNIQLHHLRLRETETSYAEWHAADQ